A genomic stretch from Capricornis sumatraensis isolate serow.1 chromosome 4, serow.2, whole genome shotgun sequence includes:
- the CSAD gene encoding cysteine sulfinic acid decarboxylase, producing MADSQPLLSLDGDPVAAEALLQDVFGIVVDEVIRKGTNASEKVCEWKEPEELKQLLDLELRHEGESQEQILEHCRAVIRYSVKTCHPRFFNQLFSGLDPHALAGRIVTESLNTSQYTYEIAPVFVLMEEEVLKKLRALVGWSSGDGVFCPGGSISNMYAVNLARYQRYPDCKQRGLRALPPLALFTSKECHYSIKKGAAFLGLGTDSVRVVEADERGKMIPEDLERQISLAKAEGAVPFLVSATSGTTVLGAFDPLEAIADVCQHHGLWLHVDAAWGGSVLLSQTHRHLLAGIQRADSVAWNPHKLLSTGLQCSALLLRDTSNLLKRCHGSQASYLFQQDKFYDVALDTGDKVVQCGRRVDCLKLWLMWKAQGGQGLQHRVDQAFALARYLVEELKKREGFELVMEPEFVNVCFWFVPPSLRGKKESPDYSERLSKVAPILKERMVRKGSMMIGYQPHGTRSNFFRMVVANPALTRADMDFLLNELERLGQDL from the exons ATGGCTGACTCTCAACCGCTCCTCTCCCTTGATGGGGACCCTGTGGCTGCAGAAGCCTTGCTCCAGGATGTGTTTGGGATTGTGGTGGATGAGGTTATTCGAAAAGGGACCAATGCCTCCGAGAAG GTCTGTGAGTGGAAGGAGCCCGAGGAGCTGAAGCAGCTGCTGGACTTGGAGCTGCGGCACGAGGGCGAGTCACAGGAGCAGATCCTGGAGCACTGCCGGGCCGTGATCCGATACAGCGTGAAGACCT GTCACCCTCGTTTCTTCAACCAGCTCTTCTCAGGGTTGGATCCCCATGCCCTGGCCGGGCGCATTGTCACAGAGAGCCTCAACACCAGCCA GTACACGTACGAAATCGCCCCTGTGTTTGTCCTCATGGAGGAGGAGGTGCTGAAGAAACTCCGGGCCCTGGTGGGCTGGAGCTCTGGGGACGGGGTCTTCTGCCCTG GTGGCTCCATCTCCAACATGTATGCTGTGAACCTGGCCCGCTATCAGCGATACCCAGACTGCAAACAGAGGGGCCTCCGGGCACTGCCGCCCCTGGCCCTCTTCACATCGAAAGAG TGTCATTACTCCATCAAGAAAGGAGCCGCTTTTCTGGGACTTGGCACCGACAGTGTCCGAGTGGTCGAGGCAGATGAGAG AGGGAAAATGATCCCTGAGGATCTGGAGAGGCAGATCAGCTTGGCCAAGGCCGAG GGCGCCGTGCCATTCCTGGTCAGTGCCACCTCTGGTACCACAGTGCTGGGGGCCTTTGACCCCCTGGAGGCGATCGCGGATGTGTGCCAGCATCATGGGCTGTGGCTGCATGTGGAC GCTGCCTGGGGTGGGAGCGTCCTGCTGTCACAGACACATAGACATCTCCTGGCTGGCATCCAGAG GGCTGACTCCGTGGCCTGGAATCCCCACAAGCTCCTCTCCACAGGCCTGCAGTGCTCAGCTCTTCTTCTCCGGGACACCTCG AACCTGCTCAAGCGCTGTCACGGGTCCCAGGCCAGCTACCTCTTCCAGCAGGACAAGTTCTACGACGTGGCTCTGGACACGGGAGACAAGGTGGTGCAGTGTGGCCGGCGTGTGGACTGTCTGAAGCTGTGGCTCATGTGGAAGGCACAGGGCGGGCAGGGGCTGCAGCACCGTGTGGACCAGGCCTTTGCCCTTGCCCG GTACCTGGTGGAGGAGCTGAAGAAGCGGGAGGGATTTGAGTTGGTCATGGAG CCTGAATTTGTCAACGTGTGTTTCTGGTTCGTGCCCCCCAGCCTGCGGGGGAAGAAGGAGAGTCCAGATTACAGTGAAAGGCTGTCTAAG GTAGCCCCAATCCTCAAGGAACGCATGGTGAGGAAGGGTTCCATGATGATTGGCTACCAGCCCCATGGTACCCGGAGCAACTTCTTCCGCATGGTCGTGGCCAACCCTGCGCTGACACGGGCTGATATGGACTTCCTGCTGAACGAGCTGGAACGGCTGGGCCAGGATCTCTGA